AAGAATTGTGAGAAAAACTGAAGACAGGACCACAATGACCATCAGCCTACCAATGCAGAGTTGAGAGCACTGTGAACATCAATACCAATCTGTGCCTCAGCTTTCTCCAACTCGGTTGTAGCTGAGCTGAGCTTCTGTGTGAAATCTGCTAGCCCCTTTTGAACCAAGTTCTGATCAATGTGGTCAACTGGAACAGCCTCAACAACGACTATATCAGCAACCGAGTTTGCATGGACAAAGACAAACCCACTGGTAAGGAAATATTTTTTCACATCATTTCCTTCATGGACTGATAAGACCCCAGGCTTCAGTTCCGCAATAGTAGGTACATGCCCTGGCAAAACACCCATTTGCCCAGTTGTTGCTGGTATAATGACCATGTCAACCTGCATCACATCAATAAGCACGATGATTATGAACGTATATGTATTGAAAAAAGGTCTCATGTTGGGAATCCCTCCATTCCATATCTAGGGTACAGCATGCAGATTAAAAATCCTCTTAACATGCTGATGCAAGCACACCAATGTACCATCTGATTGTTTTCCATACAACAGCCGAAATCAAATTGCTGGGAAGTACATCATGCTATAAGAAGGTTCAAACAAAGACAGAAAATGGTTATGACTGGGTGTGAAAATGTAGAAGATCAACTTAAACACTCCACCAAGCACATCAAAGGGCTttggtttattttgattataattttttgactGTAATCGCTCTCCTCTAACATAGAAGCatgctcaaatttttatttcatcttctgCGTTCTCTTCTTAAAGTGAATGGCTAACTTAATAGTATGAACAACTTCAGTGGGTGAGAAATTAGAAAGCACATGCACAAAATTACAAGCAGTCACTGACTGAATCACAGGGAGTTCAGACATATACAAAAGCCTAAAGAGGTAAATGGCAGACGGGTGTGACAAAAAACATAGACAATTGAACATGCACTGTCACGTGTTAAACCACGCTTGACTAGGCATGTCGCCTTTTTATCCCCAATGCTACTGTTATTAACCTCATCATGAATTACTGGAGTAGACATTGGAGTGCATGTGGTAGAAAAGGGAACAGCTCGTTTTAACTCTAAATGGTTCATTTCAAAGCTTGCACTCTATACCTGGAGAGACTAGATTCAGGGACTGATGGGGACATCGAACCAGAAACACTATTTACGCACGcgtatgatcatagacgatggaggatagcccaaaccattgagaaattgggctttaacttatgtttttggatttaatttatatggactttcagttgagttttattaatttagctttatttgttgggcttgatttaattaatgttggatattttatttaatgggccataagcccaattgcttattcaagttagggttttagtataaataccctacttttctaagtgttaagggacttttgatgattaatgaaaaaatgcagatttgcatatctccaacccctctcctcctcttcttcttagcttctttctttctctaaagcttctttcttttcttgctttaattctttttatttgttgtcccgcgtcaaatttggtatcagagcacggcttttaattgttcttacaattaagCGATCTATGTGTTCATGTTTAACCCTAgattaatctgaaaaaaaaaaaaatcagtactgttcaaaaaaaaaaatcaaaaacatccACTGTTCtgatcacaagaaaaaaaaaaagagagttccCCGTTCACTGTTCACTGTTCAAAATCACTGTTCATCTTCGATCTTCAGCAGCGGCGCCCCGCCATCAACGGCGCCTCAGACCATCACAGCATCCGCAGACACCACCGAGAAGACCTGCACATCACTCCCACAAGACGATCGCCCATTCTACATCAACGCCGATCACAGCCACCGATTACTAGTCCTCACCGATTTACTGCCTTCGACGTCCAGTAGCGACGCCACAGCGCCATCCAGCAGCGACACCACCGCCTCGTCCCTCGCATCGCCATACCTGAGCAGAATCAGCAACCTTCGTGCGCCGTCGCCGACAGCAACAGGGCACCGAAGCCAGAAAGAAGGAGAACAGTAGCTGGGAAAATAATTAACCTAGACACGTCAGCGCATCAGTGGCCTTCCACGCCAGCAGTTCTTGCCACGTCATCAGATCGTGCCATGTCAGCGGTACCAGCCACATCATCTGTCTTGTCAGCCCTCTAAATCCACGTCAGCCGCCACATCAGCATGAGCAGCCACATCATTGTCCGCCACATCAGCATGAGCAGCCATGTCACCCCAATTGCCATGTCATCTGAGGTCCATCCACGATCGAATTCGACGATTTGAATCTTGGTCGGTAAATTACTCTACTCtttggtttgttgatttttacttCTTTGGTATTGCACTTAGTATTcgaaattatcattaatatttctttttgtgccaaaaaaaaataatctcacctagcgtttttattgttaattatgttcatcaacctctttcattagtgatagctaatatcttgttctatttgataattataagttcTCGCTTGTGACATcgtatttgattaatcatttacacttaaaaaaaaaaaaaaaatctagtattacatgcttacaattttattagtgtaatttgttcttgattaatctccacatttaaaaaaaaaaaaaaaaattagctttatttttgtattgtgattttacatgcaagaaccatttgtgatctcaattccatttataagttagtattgcatgcatttgtgtCACGATCATCTAGTGTTTAAGCTCAAGTTTACACTTATTGTAGACTCAACCTTTAGTGATACCCTAATGATCATTTTAAAGGAACTGCAAACTTAGGTGATCAACATGTTTAGAAGAATTGAGCCCCAAGAGAGTTTTCGAATAAAGTACTCAAAGACcaataaatatcacaagaataATCATTATGAACAAGATCACTCTGAGCGACACCAATATGACCATCATTTAGGTTACTCTAAACATGATGATTTTGATGAGCGAGTCTTGagtcctaacaaaatagaagcccccacttttgacggtcgtcatgacccttggatatttgatatgtggattcgtgatatggatcaattctttgagtggcataatttgtctgataataagagagttagatttgctaagatgaaactcattgataaagccaaaatttattggagagatgttgaggattgcttagagatgagaggtaaacctcctataactgactggatcaaaatgaaacaaaaacttcaagaGAAATACGTACCCCAGTCTTATAGGAATAAACTCTTAGACCAATGGAACAATCTAAGACAAGGGAATAAGTCTATCAATGAGTACATAAGACAGTTTAACGATTACATGATTAGATGTGCCATAAGAGAGAGTGAAGCCATGACTTTGTGTAGATTTTGTAGaggcttaaatgatgatcttagaagagaagttgtatttcaaggtgtaTCTACCCTTGACCAAGCTTATACCTTAACTAAAGATTACAAGTTGGTCACAAAGAATCAGTGGAAAAATCGTCAGGACTCTTATAGTATCCCTATTAGGTCCCAATTCAGAAGTAGTGATTCTTTGTTAGTTGCTCCACCCCACAGACCTAATCCTAGTAACTCACAACCTTACAAGAAAGATAAAGTCAAACGAGTTGTTAATGAAATGTCTAAAGTGAGTTCTATGGTTAAATGTACTAATTGTCTAGGTTTTGGTCATATCTCTTTAGATTGTACCTCTGAACCTTTagtcatccaaaaatataaagatctaGGTAAAGAGGAATATTGTAGTGTTGAAGTGTATGAGCCTAATCTTGAGGATTTTAGTGACCTAGATGACGAGGATGTGCAAGAAGAGGGACCCAACACAATAAGTCCTAATGAGCTTGAGAATGAGGTTAAGAAAGAGTTTGATATGTCTGCTTTAATGGTGGAGGAAATCTTAAGGAACTCTTCAGTGGAATCACCTATAGAGATAACTATGGTCTTAGAAGAGTCTCATGATATTAGTCCTCCTGAATTATCTGATTCCTCACCCCACATGCTTGGTGTCCAGCACATCATAAGTTCAGAGCAACATGTTGAGTTTCTTGACCCCTTACCACATGCACGttatgaggaagatgaagataatcctaGTTTA
This region of Populus alba chromosome 3, ASM523922v2, whole genome shotgun sequence genomic DNA includes:
- the LOC118062959 gene encoding ATP synthase subunit delta', mitochondrial, with amino-acid sequence MLRQASRLLTRSIATTQQPIRVMGARPMSTNVPATPVEDSAFLESWKKVAPNIDPPKTPSAFMKPRPPTPSTIPSKITVNFVLPYASELTSKEVDMVIIPATTGQMGVLPGHVPTIAELKPGVLSVHEGNDVKKYFLTSGFVFVHANSVADIVVVEAVPVDHIDQNLVQKGLADFTQKLSSATTELEKAEAQIGIDVHSALNSALVG